The DNA window ACCAGCTCTAGTACTAGTCAACGCCACAAAGAGAATGAGAGGATTGTAAAATCACACGGCGCCAAATTTTGTGCGCGCCTTCAACCATTCGGGTGCGTGTAATATATACGCATCCACGCGTGTGCCTTTGTTACGGATATTTGCTATGCTAAAACaatgattaaaataatgaTGGGGGAAGGGTAAACATTTCGGACCGGTTCGGTTTCAAGTTTACATCAACAtttgaaggtttttggggGCATCCCATTTTTCTCTCCATTGCCGTGAACAACATTCCAAAACCGTACCATGTGTTTGTGGTATAGAACcaaaaaagggagaagaaaaaaacaaaccctccGAACAAGGGTTAGtcatgagcaaaaaaaagggcggTTTGAACGCATTCCGCAAATCTTACTGCGCATCTGACGGACAAGTATCAGGCGCATACACTGCAACCTGTTCAACTTGACCTAGTTCGTGGGGGTACACCATGTGAGAATGTTTTATCGCgatgaaactgtttttttttttgcttttgcttttattgcttGATGCTAAACCACTTGTTTCTTATGgtaaatttgcaaacaaaacataatatcGTTGCATCCAATGAAGCATGGTGTTGGGCATGTATGCGGGGTAAACGAGACGCTATCGTCGTATTAATCATCGCAAGAGAGCATGTTTATAGAAATTTCTTAACGCGTGTGTTTGAGTGGTAATGGTAACGAACTCATTGTTGAAGGTGAAAGGAAATGTTCAGACGTTTGTGGTTGAATGCATTCCTCTTTTGGGGGTACGTTCGTCGCTTATGTccaaaattcaattattaccCCTAGCGCTAACTGACAAGCGCTTAAAATagttttgccttttgtttgtAGTAACgttgtaaacaatttttaacagCTGGAttatatgtttatgttttcggaTGTTGATGACAACCGTTACCGTGTGGCGATTGACGGTGGGACGTTCTCGACAACGAACGGATCACACAATTCCTCCTGTTATCTGCAGAACGCTGTTAAGAGGTCAAATTAACTAATCTTAGCTGATAACCTGGGGGCGACCCGGGTGGTGTATttgataaacggtgccggtccacacggcaggaccgggttcaaatcccatccggaccgtctccccgtagcaaggactggctatccagctacgtggtaaaaataagtctagtaagccagaaatggccggcgtgacctgtaaggtcgttaaagccaagaagagagagagagagagagagagagagagagagagagagagagagctgaTAACCATGATCTCCTTGTGTTCAGGCGCCATAAAATCGTCATCTTTTCACAAATAACATACTCCTAGTAAAATTACTCATACTTTCTCCCTCTTCCGTTACAGGCACTCGCCATCACCTGTGTGATTCTTCACTACAAAAGTCTCGGCGAGCGGGATGACATCACGAAGCTGCTGTCGGCCGGTACCTTCGTCGGGTATAGTGTGATCCTAATCGCACTGTTTGCTGGTATGTTATGCCCTTCCTTTAGCAGCGTTACGCTGTTACGTCGTTACACCCCACACACCCCCGTAACGCTTCTCGTACGCTTCTCACCGTAGGCTACATGCTGAGCAATCCGATCAATAAGAAGCTGGACCTGTTCTTCAGCCTGATCGGTTGCGCCATGTTTATTGCGTCCGGTGTACTGATCCTGAAGGAGTGGGAAAATGCCTGGAGTACCGACACGAAAAAGATCGCCATCTCGAAGGGTTCGCTGGCCGTTACTAACGGTGTACTGTTCTTCTTCGACGCCATCTTTACACTGCGCGACTAAGCGTGCAATCACCATATTGAAGCCTTCTAATGTGCTatgatgtttatgtttttgttttgttttatttttgtttcacatttttgcataatttcatcATTAATTTAACATGCTAAACGTACTCAATCGTCGTCCATCCATGATATGGAAGCATTCAGCCATATTTACATCAACTACGCTCCTTGCTCAGCggtgtaaacaaaaacagcaaaacgacCGAATTGcgataagattttttttaaaaacaaacactcttGTTAGCAGCATGTTAGCGATCGAGTAGAAAGCTACAAACAAACTTCAAACAGTCCAAAGAAAAAGCGTACGTTACATAGCTTCCTCACTAGATGACGTTAGAGCATGGAATAACCGTGTGTAATGCTCTGTGGAGCTTTCTATGCAACCGCAAACGATTTGCAGATTGTAAACAAGGCTGCCTTACCAAATCCGGAAACACTTtataagattttgttttttttgctgaaaattatttctcaCAACAGGTTTACTCCTCAAACGCTAATtgtcgtaaaaaaaactgaaccaaCGATGAAAGATGAATCTCACATTGCATATaatgaatgaatgtttttgcTAGAAAGCTTCTGCTATCTCTTACTCATATTGGTAGGTAACGAACGGTACTCGAATCGCAACACACGATGCAACGATTATACGCATTACCTCTAAGATATGATATTATATCTATACCGTTTCGAGTATGTACTCTTTTGATATATGTGTatacaaataaaactaaatgtacaaaacccctttttgtaGCATTAAATCCAAACCGAAATGCAGCAATAATATCAATGCTTGAATAGCTTGGCTGAGCTATTCATTTTTCCTCAATGGCTGGCAACGATTTTCTATTTTCAGCGGGTTGCTAACACCCGATAGCTACTCGTCATTAGTTCCGAGGTGTGTTTTTCCATTGTGAGAAGTTTTCCATTGCTCATTATAAAGTTGCATTTTCTGCAACCTACAGGCTACTGGATAGCAATTTCAGACTACTGGATACGGGTAAAACTGAAATGCAATCAACTACTATCTCCGGCCATGAAAGAACAATGGACGAATGCAAATTTACATTCGAGGTAAAATTTGCTTAGCAACTACTCAATAAACGAACGAATCCTCGAACATGCCTTTAGGGGAACAAAGCAGGAAAAGAATGGAGAGATTGATTCGCGCaataagaataataaaaataatttttaatactttgcaaaaatattcGCCATACAATTTTAACTGTTTTAACATAGTATTTTAAATGTCACCTTTCGTGCGCCTAAATATTCTTTTCAAATGcattacaaacaaataattctCATTTGTGTGCTCatttgcatacctttcgggcgtttttattttgtgtgtgttttttgtgtgtgtggcacgtttgatggaaaatggttgcaatatgcatattttattcatacaCTCAACTCGTGGCtggacacgcacacacacacagacacactttCATTAGGAATAGAAAGGTATATTGGAGCGGTAAAAGTTAGGAATTACAGAGGGTGGAACTTATTCCTTTGTTTAGTAATTAGTTGGGCaaaatatttcttctcttttttcttgcatccgatatacatacatataccaCTACACGCTATCGTGTGATTGTAAATGGAGTTAGGGACGGTTTTCCTCTATTTTCCCACCCAACTTCCCCAACCAGCCCACGTGTCCTCCCGTTATGCCAGCATCCCTGTCGACAGGGTACCGGTTTGTGGTGGAAAAACCGGTACCCGGGACCTAACCATTTTGCGGATCGAGTTTTACTTTCTCTCTCCGGATTTTTCCGAACGCGACACACCCAAAAAAGGGTTGGCCAACGTCCTTTAcctttgttgtttcatttttgtttgttgtattcTTCCTCCTTCCTGGTGGAAATTCGGCAGTCGCTGCATTAGCACGAGGGACCATCGGTTGCATACTGCCGGTTGCCGAAAAGTCTGGGAAAGCCGCTGGGtgcatttgttaaaaaaaaagagttcctCCTGCGGTTTCGTGATGATTGCCTACTCATTGCattttggaaaggaaaatagaaaaaaacaacatacatgAAACGGACCATAGGTGCCGGTCAAGCGATATGGTATATGGGCACGCATGCGTGAATTCgtacacacacgcaagcacaCACCTACATACAGCAAGTGTCCTTTGGTTCGTGCGATACGTTGGTGTTTGTGAGGGTGTATGAACAAGCTATAGAGACAAGTGTATTGTTGGTAGAATACAGCAGAAATCATAAGGTTCGTGTGACACACATATCCGCAAAAGAACACCTTCAGGCGGAAACCTATTGCTATCTGGACTATCATgaacgaaaaggaaacgaaTCAAATCACATGTCTACTTCAAGGATAATCTACTCAACAATGTACACAGAAGCGTTTGACATGAAAGATACTAGCCCAACGACTAATAACGTTTATACGTAGTCTATTAGACTGTTttcaaaaacacactttttaACCGGATATGTTAGTAGTAGAGGTAGAATGTGAACATACCCACTCACGATCACAGTGTTAGTGGTTCTTAGTATTGGTGTTGCGCAAAGGAACCGGATATGACTTGTACTTTCTTCGCTCTGGAGCAATCTCGCATTCGCTATCTCTGTCCTTCCCtactttctctcttttttctttcgctctcttAGTATTGGTAAGGGGTTGAAATCGTGCGCTCCTTTTGGCCAGTTCGCTTGGTTCACGAGTCACTGTTCGCATCAACTTCAATCCAGTGTATATTTTCCCGTGCTAGACAAGTTAATTTTTCGTCCGTTCGTACCATCATCTTGATTTTGCGTTTTGATTTTGTGCAATCTTTGATTGATACATATACAtctttatatatatacatatatattgaTACAACAAATCTTCCTATCAACCGAACCGACTGATAAGGGCCTAAGAAGAAatttcagcaaaagaaaaaaaaacgctaaagGTACGGGGAAACCGGTCCTCTTCCAGCAGAGAATTCCAGCggtttttcttggtttttgcaaaacgaaagaagaaaaaaagcacacaaccaCAGCAGGAAACGGACATTCTTCCTTCCGTTCCAGTGACAGCTGGTAGGAGTTCTGgagatttctgttttttgtttttgattttctgcaTTCCCGTCATtggtgacttttttttgttcttgctctACTCTACGTATGGAATCATAACCCGGAATGTGCCCAGCGTGCTGAGTTGCTCCAAGTGTACATGTGCATATGCGTGTGTGCGGCTTTTTATtagtatgtgtgagtgtgtgtgtgtaggctGAGGTAAAAAAAGCCGGGTGACCGTACCTGGATGGCAGCAGGATAGGAGATTGCGGTCTCTACACCACCTTACACCGTAAGTATTTCAATGTATAGTCATCTTGGTTTGCTCAGTAATACCGGGACGGTAGGAAACGATATGAATAGTAGGCAATTTGTACTCAAATATCTTCTCAAAATGCCGAatggaattatttttgttgaatattcCCTAATATATACGTAGAAATAGTTTGATAAGGGAGTGGAGTATTGCTCATTGAGACGTCCTTAATTATATTGGACGATATTACTTCCCTCTTCGTCCCACACACTGTTCAAACTCCTAGTCCCATTGTCTGGTACTTAGCTTGCAATCGATCCATATAGTTAGCTCGAAACAACCTGCAACCCACGCATCTACAGCATCTTGATGTGCCTGTGCCAAGGTTTAGAGAGCCTGCAGAATCGGTTGCCTTTGGCGTTGAACAACGAAGGCAAAACCCTTCGAAATACAGAAGAGAGGAAAAcaggagagagagatatatatGTATAAGGCAGAGAATGGTTTGCTGTAGCACGTGAAGTGTCCGAGCTGTAGGGTCTGTCACGCATTTTGGCAAAAGGATACGCTGGCAAAGGATACCTGAACCCGTAGTCAGTCGGAGCGCGTAATACGTGAACCATAATCTCAGTACTGACTACTCTCAAAACTAGCCAGAACCGGCGACAGCGCACACACTAGCAAAGCCATAGCGCAGCGGCAGTAAACAAGGCTCGGCAAGCGGGATCCcgagtggaagaaaaaaaaaggatagtaCGGAGAGATGTGAGCGAAAGTGTACGAGCGtccgagcgcgcgcgcgcctgtgtgtttttgtgaggAAATCTCTAGACCCGGCCAAGTGTTCGTCTCTGCCGAAAGGCTCTGGCTGTACGGCACAGTATCGCAGAAAACCCCTTCCACGAGTGCGTGGCGATCCAACAGTCTGATTTTATCCTCTTCACGGCGCAGGCCAGCGTGGTGTTAGCCTTCCGAAGGCACGTACGACTTAGGTGATAAGGCAACCAAAgtaatatataatatatatatacatatatatatgcATACACTCGTACAGCCCGTGAAGAATACCTAAGAAGACGAAACCATTTTTGGATGCACTTTCAAAAAATTGCAAAGCGGCAAATGATAGGCGTGTTTCGAACGGTGGCAAACTTTCCACGAACGTGCGGTACGGGCCGGAAACGggctattgtttttcttttgtaaaacCGACGGAAGTAGTAGCCCCGACGGTGAACTACAAGCAACTCCGAACCCGCACAAACGTACGTGACGGCGTGACACGGTATCTGTTCGAACACACACGGTAACTGTTAAGGCAAGTTTTTGGTAAGTGTCAGCGACCTCAAatttgtgagtgtgtgtgtttttggttgcTCCTGAAGGAGTTCCTGGTGATTTAGGTTGTGTGTACAGTGTATCCGTATATCTTTCAGGGattgaaaaatatgttccATTCGAACAGAGTTTTGCTACCTAACCTTATTAAAGTTAACAGGACCTAGTTTTATccttaaaaaagaagaaaaaaatcgaaaagggGTGAGTAAAGAGTGTTCCATGTTTTGAGGGTATTCGCCCCATGGGTTGCGGTGTAATGGAAAAATCACTAATACTAGCgcgcgtttttctttttggcaaaAGAAACTTCTGTGTTCAGACTAGTGGGCCGGAGGGAACGCGAAGGGCATTAGGGTAAAACCGGGAACTGTGGCGGATAGATACAGGCCGGGCACGCGCACATACGCGTTACCAGAACCAAGCAGAACCGCAAACCATAGGCCGTGATACAGCACGTGTGCCCATCTCGTGTCCCTCATACAGGAGACGAACCTGCCCAAAAGGGCGTATCGTCTTCAACTACGCTGTACCGAGGCGTTACTTTTGCTTGCAAATAAGTGCCATCGTGCACTTTGATTCTGCTGCATCGTGCAGATAGTTTGAATGGCTCTTGTAGCTCACGTTTAGACAGTCGTCCAATATAGACGACATacaccaaacaaaatggtAGACACTTGGGAGAGTAGGCCGACATATAACATCAATATATTCCAGAAGAGAGGAGTTGTTTAAGGTGACGCCAAACGGAGAGTTGAATTGTACAACACTCCTATCAACAGCTCAGTAATAGTGGGCCATATCCTAACCTCCAAAACGAATGTTCGAAGGGTCCACGTTACACTTTCAAGATTCAATTTATGCTAGAATTGCGTGGTAGCACGCCATTTTTCGAAACACGGGCTTTACATACTACTCGTCAAGGATTTCCCTCTACactcatgttttattttttttgtttcgagcgGTTTGAAACTGTTCcaattaagtttctttttgagGATTTGAGGTCTAAtatgagagttttttttgggaacacCCCGTTCTAACCATCAgattaaacatttcattctGACGGGGGTGTTTAGACTTCCCTGAAGGGTGAAGATGGCGAAGAATATGTTAACCCCTTACAATATATTAAGAATAGAACAATCCATAAGCTCAGCAAGCTAGAGATCCCCTGGCAATGGGAAATAGGTCAAGCAATCGGTGCACAACGGTCCTCGTTTGCGTCTAGACGTGCAGAAGAGCGCAGCTACTGCTGACAGGAGACCACTTGCATGGTGGGAATGAGAACACCGGCCGTAACCAATCTACTCGCCTTCCCTCTCCTTACTCCCTCACCGAACCTCGTTTTCATCCCATCTTCTCACCGAACGACGCAAAAATTGTGTTCTCCTTTGGTGGAGGGAAAACCGCACACTCTTGGTAAGGGTAAATTGGAATATGACAGACACGCGACACAAAcatgcatacacacatacacatttgaCAAATCCTAAAGAGCCCAGGCGCATTCTCAATTAattcgttattttttatttctgttttccaCCCCCGTTCGAACATTCGAGCAAAAGCTGCGGCCCGAAATGGGCTGCCCCCGATACGAGTTTACGAGCGAATACTCGAAGCCTCGCAGTGGACAGGCCCTTGCGTGTATTGCTCACCCGGccatgtgtgtgcgcgttgaCGAGTGTTTGGggcttttcgtttttcctttcgcaaAGTGTCGACGCACTCGCGCGCGCTTGCCAAGTGTTAGTTCGGGCGTACGAAATGAGCGCTAAATGTAGGGTTGGAACGTACGTACATCCTTgccacacagccacacacacactcacacatacataaaCGCCCACGGGAACTAGGACgaggaaagcaaaacaggGATATTCGTTAGCGTAAGAGCGCACTAACACACAGCGAGACGGTCACACGAATTGCATAATTTATCATATTCTAGCGAGCGGTCCAAACAGTAAAGCACAGGGCGTTTCCTTTTGCTACGCGAGACAAAAACTGGGCAATTATCTTCACCTAATCAGGAATCAACCATCAACCGGGGccggaagaaataaaacaaaaaaaaacctctcccATCCGGTATCAAGTTTTGCTCGCTGTGTGTAACGTGCGTTACGTAACAAGCAAAGTTATTTAACAAATCTTTCAACGCTGTTTCGAcatcacaaaaacaaatcgtcaCTACATCACCcttaaaaaaaggggtttcttAGCGTTTGccaagaatttattttatatatttttatatttttgaagattttttttaaaactcgGCTTCATCATGCACACGTCTATGGTAGTTGACAAAATGATTGACAACCTCAGGCCCGCCTCTCAACCAGCTCAGCGATCGGAATTCCTTTCCGCCCAAAAACATTCATTATAGCGTCCGATTCATACCATTTCAGGTATTCGGGTGAATGTGTGTATGCCaacgtaaaacatttttactatttcttcATTCAGCTTCATTCAGCAAAGGTGTATCACCCGCACGTGTATCACCCTATCCTACCCTTATTCTGGCAGGGTGTAATTAACAGTGTAGGATATGATTTTAACACCACCATCCAACGTCCTGTTCCGTGgattgttttctctttttcgccatctctctctctctctctcacacacacatacacacatacacagtcATGAACGAAACACACCCAACACAGCATCTGCTCTATAACAGCAGAAAGAGAGTGAGCAATACGTGCTACATTGCATATATTTGGGCGCGGACTTTCCCTTTCCATTGTTGCTGTTACCGCCTTGCTCACTAGCAAGCGAACAGGACGAATGTAGTGAGAGTCGTCCTTTGCTTTGCGTACAAACGTTCTCACCCGTTTTGAATGTAAATCCGAGAAagaatgtgcgtgtgtgtgtatgtatgtgtgagagtgtgtaggagagagagagagagcgagagatcaATTGGTGCGCCGTTGGAAGAAAATTTGGTATCCTGGAAGAACGGTACGCAGAGCATATACGGGCAGTTCTCTCTGATCTGCTGAAAATGTCGAGCGTCCAGTACGCGTAGCGTTCTGCCGTGTTCAGTGCTTTCAACGCCGGTTGAATGGTTGTTTAAAACAAGCCAAAAGCCGGAAACCCATCTTCTGCAACCAGACGGGAAGGAATAAAGCTGCGCTACGGTGCGTACCGTTAgctattttgtattcttttcgGTAAAGTGTACCAAGCGATAATAAAAGCAAAGGTTTAAAGTTTgtaagacaaaaaaacccaagtgGATAGAAGGCTTAAGACTTGCTCATGGGTGTATTTCTTGCAACCCAAAAAAGGGTCCTTGCGGGTTGTATTTAACGCGTAACAACGTGATCAGTGTGGTTGCGGTTCCTGTTGGCTGTTCTTGTTCTGTGCCGCTGCAAGCAGAGGCAGCTACGCGAGTGCGCATTACCAGCCCGGAACGTGAAAAACGTCGTTGAACCCCATTCTCATTCCCTGGTTTCGGTACTACCAGGGCTGGTGCCCGATCGATTTTGGAAGTCCTTTTTTCCGTAGGCTAGGGTGATAGAGTGAGAGCCACATCACCATCAGTACTGGAGCTGTTTGGTTGTAGAAGTGAAACGGGAGTACGCCCTTACCGTTCGCGAACAAGCAAAACCGTTCTATCGGGTGTTTCGTGTTTCGCTTTTCGCCTTACAGtagaatttccattttttaaggTTTATGTTAAAGAGTTTTTTTACGAGATAAACCATTGTAGATGATATAGCAAATAAATGTAAAGAGATGTTCATTGAactggaaaaaatgaaactataTTTCTAACCTACTTTACTTGCAGATACCAGAGATTTGGATTACATCGACGTATTTCCTTGACATATATACATAACCAAGCAAAATAAGGGCTGTTACACGCGCATCaaggacaacaacaacagcgtaACAAATCGAGAAGACGATTTTCGTAGCACGATTTAAGCGCTGAGCATTAGAGTTAGCAcaagaaaagaggaaaaccgataaaaaaaacaacggttaAAACCAGTGAAAACATACTCGGCAGGCGACATTGACAGGCGAGAATAGCAAAGtacgaaacaaacaatatttacataggacaagaaaacacacagcaacaacaacaacaacaacaacacgggAATAAGTGAAGAAAAAGATCAATTGCTTCCTATTTACAAAATTACCCTAGTAAAGATTATTTATataatcaaaccaaaaaaacaaaaaaccaacaaagaCAAACAGCAAGTATTAAAAACGCGAGCGAAAGCGCAACCAAGCGTCAACCTAAATCTATTAAAACGGCAAAAGGTAatgcaaaaaccattcattccGTACACGAGTGTAACAATGCGAAGCAATAacaatttttccctttttttatctttggtctttttttctaCCTCGAACATAAACAAGGTGCACCGGACGAGTAGCAAGTCCTTCTACATTCTATATACCCTACACACATCTAACGCGCGTCTCCGGAACCAGCTCTGGAGGAAACCAGAACAGGCAGAAGGCAGAAGTAGCAGCGCAGACAGCAAAACAAGGTGTAGCACGGATCCGTTCCGGCCTGGACCTTTGTACCGGACTTCCAAGCAGAGCATCCAATTCTACGTCCAAACAGCTCCAAATACCTACCCACACCTACACGTACACACCCGATACAGTGTAAGCCGAATGAAGTGAATGAAGTGACCGCTGCACGACAATCAACAAATTAGCATTCAAACAAACCAAGAGTGAAATTTAAAAGACAACAAAGAGAATACTCCCCCATTTATTCGTAGCAAAACGGCGCGTTAACCGGCACAGGGATAACACGGTAACGGACAGTTTGTTTTCTACTTGGCGCTAGCCGGGACaccttccaccaccaccaccaatacTTTCCAACACATTCCCACCACCAGCCGAACGCAATCGGTGTGCGTGTGCAGTGCAGTTTTGTCGAGCATACCAGAAGACCGAAAGGATTCGGAGCTTCCCTGTTTGTGTAGTAGAACGGGAAACGACGTGGAGACGAAGCAATATACCTGCAGTATTCAATTCAACGGtaccaaaaagaaacaaaaacaaacaaaacaaaagacgaagctaccaaaaaaagaaaaaaaaacaaacaaaccaacaaacaaaaccccgcCTGTACACCTGTGCAAATCAACTAGCGCGTACTCACATCTCGCATACGCAGGGCAGGGTACACTACTCGCATAGGATGCATACATCTGCCCGCAGTGGCCAAGTATATTAGTGAACCGAACCTTCTGTACCATACAACTAGCACAAATTTCTCCCCGTCGTAAACAAGCAACGAAGCAGCAAAGGACACGGACGAGCTATTAAGTGAGGTTAGGCGCGCGCGcgtatgtgtttgtatgtgtgtatatgtatgtgtacaAGCGTGTGTGCAAAGAGTGCGTGCGgcaaaggggtttttttctagAGCAACCTTCTTAAATCGCTAGCAAAACGGtagtgagtgtgtatgtgcgtgtcctttttttattaacaaaaaaaagccaagcaattttgcaaaagagaagaaaccaaTTTGGAGATAGAGAAAGATATCTAGTCGTAAACGATTTATAGGGCAAGATAAACTGTAAGACATAGGAAAGACACGCGGAAAATAAGTCGTCCGTGTATTGGCtgtttgagcaaaaaaaaaaagaaaagcgatttTACTACGACTGGCAAAAGTGCAAAGCACtgtagagaagaaaagaacacGAAACCCAGGAAATTCCCAGTTCTGTACCACCAGTCACTCTCTCCACCTACACTCCACAAATATTCGACCTATAAGCATTGTGCGCGTGTTAGTAAACAGAAGCGTACCCGAGTCTGTGTGTGTAATACGGAAAATTAAAGTTCACTTAGCTAGGTACTACGCTAGGAGAAAGGATAATTCCAGGAGATATAATTGGAGAAACGAGAAACTAGTCAAAAGACAGGTGTGCGCAATCAACTTCCTAGCTGTGCGTTGACACGAGTCGTTAAGTAAGGAAACGTGCGCAAAAACCCGGTAGTAGCAAAGACGATCGTAGTAAGCGCGCTATATAGAACAAAtaattgcaacaacaaaaaaaaacaagaaacagaGAATCCATCCATCTTATTAAGATTAGCGAACACAGTAGTACCGAGGCCGGCGACACGATGATCTCGAACGGGTTGGAAACGG is part of the Anopheles funestus chromosome X, idAnoFuneDA-416_04, whole genome shotgun sequence genome and encodes:
- the LOC125772082 gene encoding uncharacterized protein LOC125772082; amino-acid sequence: MAVSRLSIVKFLELALAITCVILHYKSLGERDDITKLLSAGTFVGYSVILIALFAGYMLSNPINKKLDLFFSLIGCAMFIASGVLILKEWENAWSTDTKKIAISKGSLAVTNGVLFFFDAIFTLRD